Proteins encoded by one window of Serratia nevei:
- a CDS encoding SAM-dependent methyltransferase, with protein sequence MYTLTKADMLAQLAGLQQEIHQLHRSARQDRRHFSLLERRFSRLQAFNDLPQLQAYRRKLENDRSITAQITQLRAVANAALCDYEKHRVATLCREPAQTNAYLNSFDSALQLEIAAADIKPGERVLLVGSGALPTTALALVARLSATVICYDCDPAAQRFARRLTRHLGLSRQIPCIDKLNGLTDRDIDHIIIASLVADKQTLLTQLRPLLPQRGKLLLRYGNGLKSIFNCPYHHLAARSPWRVSGKPVATPLYDLLILESHRHE encoded by the coding sequence ATGTACACTCTGACCAAGGCGGACATGCTGGCGCAACTCGCCGGCTTGCAACAGGAAATCCACCAGCTTCACCGTTCCGCCCGGCAAGATCGGCGCCATTTTTCCCTGCTGGAACGGCGCTTCAGCCGCCTGCAGGCCTTTAACGATCTGCCGCAGCTGCAGGCCTATCGCCGCAAGCTGGAAAACGATCGCTCGATAACAGCGCAAATCACCCAGCTGCGAGCGGTGGCCAATGCCGCCTTGTGCGATTACGAGAAGCATCGCGTCGCCACGCTCTGCCGGGAGCCGGCGCAGACCAACGCCTACCTGAACAGTTTCGATAGCGCCCTGCAGTTGGAGATCGCCGCCGCCGACATCAAACCCGGTGAACGGGTGTTGCTGGTGGGCAGCGGCGCCTTGCCCACCACCGCGCTGGCGCTGGTCGCCAGGCTCTCCGCCACCGTCATTTGCTACGATTGCGACCCGGCGGCCCAGCGTTTTGCCCGCCGCCTCACGCGCCATCTGGGGCTGTCACGGCAAATCCCCTGCATCGATAAATTGAACGGCCTGACCGACCGCGACATCGATCACATCATCATCGCCTCTCTGGTGGCGGACAAGCAGACCTTGCTGACACAGCTGCGGCCTTTACTGCCCCAGCGCGGCAAACTGCTGCTGCGCTACGGTAACGGCCTTAAGTCGATCTTCAACTGCCCTTATCACCATCTGGCTGCCCGTTCACCCTGGCGCGTCAGCGGTAAACCGGTTGCCACCCCGCTGTACGATCTCTTGATTTTGGAGTCTCATCGCCATGAATAA
- a CDS encoding ABC transporter ATP-binding protein, with product MTQLTLTGVGVTLHRRQLLADISLAWPEAKLGGIIGPNGAGKSTLLKAINRMLPHSGAIAYRERPLDPKTSRIAYVPQLNRSESALTAFDMVLLGKVRQLGWRVSAAQADAVEQALAECGISALADRPFNRLSGGQRQLVMLAQAFVSQPQLILLDEPTSALDIHHQLRVLNQIADYSRRHRCITLLVIHDLGLALRYCHSLTLLEHGRVICHGDTHQMMGHPMMSRVFGVGIESGISPQGYPFLLPTQLLHAHGETPCTL from the coding sequence ATGACTCAACTGACCCTCACCGGCGTCGGCGTCACGCTGCATCGACGTCAGCTGTTAGCCGACATTTCATTGGCCTGGCCGGAGGCAAAACTCGGCGGCATCATCGGGCCCAACGGCGCCGGCAAATCGACGCTGCTCAAAGCGATCAATCGCATGCTGCCGCACAGCGGCGCTATCGCCTACCGCGAGCGCCCGCTCGATCCGAAAACCAGCCGCATCGCCTATGTGCCGCAACTCAATCGCAGCGAGTCGGCGTTGACCGCGTTTGACATGGTGCTGCTGGGCAAGGTACGGCAGTTGGGGTGGCGCGTCAGCGCCGCACAGGCCGACGCGGTCGAACAGGCGCTGGCGGAATGCGGCATTTCCGCACTTGCCGATCGCCCTTTCAACCGCCTCAGCGGCGGGCAGCGGCAGTTGGTGATGTTGGCGCAGGCCTTCGTCTCTCAGCCGCAGCTCATTTTACTCGACGAGCCCACCAGCGCGCTGGACATCCACCATCAGCTGCGCGTACTCAATCAGATCGCCGACTACAGCCGGCGTCATCGCTGCATCACGCTGCTGGTGATCCACGATCTGGGGCTGGCGCTGCGCTACTGCCATTCTCTCACCTTGCTCGAGCACGGACGCGTCATTTGCCACGGCGACACCCATCAGATGATGGGGCACCCGATGATGTCCCGCGTATTTGGCGTCGGTATCGAAAGCGGCATCAGCCCCCAAGGCTACCCCTTTCTGCTGCCGACACAGCTGTTACACGCACACGGAGAAACCCCATGTACACTCTGA
- a CDS encoding FecCD family ABC transporter permease, with protein MAYTGRAFLQRRRLRCGLLTLALLGALLAAAVVDLTVGAAHLSLSDILPMLWPGSAPGNELHQVVFWSIRLPMTLTALVVGASLALAGLLMQTVLANPLASPYTLGISAAAGFGAALSIITGFSLGGALALGTPLLASLMALLACVPIYLLGQRRGMTPQILVLSGIVVLFFFQSLQSLLLFLASPEAMQQIVFWLFGSLLKANMHGVAITGGVLFCALVVSLRLAWRLTALSAGEEQAQGLGINVSALRKLAFLLATLLTAASVSFVGTIGFVGLIAPHFARFLVGEDQRYLICISALCGSLLLLCASIVAKLVLPNGVVPIGIVIALIGVPVLFYFVTRQVKRP; from the coding sequence GTGGCCTACACAGGACGTGCGTTTTTACAACGGCGCAGGCTGCGCTGCGGGCTATTGACGCTGGCGCTGCTCGGCGCGCTGCTGGCGGCCGCCGTCGTCGATCTGACCGTCGGCGCCGCGCACCTTAGCCTCTCGGATATCCTGCCCATGCTCTGGCCCGGCTCCGCGCCAGGCAACGAGCTGCATCAGGTGGTTTTCTGGTCGATTCGCTTGCCGATGACGCTCACCGCGTTGGTCGTCGGCGCCAGCCTGGCGCTGGCCGGTCTGTTGATGCAGACCGTGCTGGCCAACCCCCTCGCCAGCCCGTATACGCTGGGGATCTCGGCCGCGGCGGGATTTGGCGCGGCGCTGTCGATCATCACCGGATTCAGCCTGGGTGGCGCGCTGGCGCTGGGCACGCCCCTGCTGGCTTCGCTGATGGCGCTGTTGGCCTGCGTGCCTATCTATCTGCTGGGACAGCGCCGCGGCATGACGCCGCAAATTTTGGTGCTGAGCGGCATCGTGGTGCTGTTCTTCTTTCAGTCGCTGCAATCCCTGCTGCTGTTTCTGGCCTCGCCCGAAGCCATGCAGCAAATCGTCTTCTGGCTGTTCGGCAGCCTGCTCAAAGCCAATATGCACGGCGTGGCGATCACCGGCGGCGTCCTGTTCTGCGCGCTGGTCGTCAGCCTGCGGCTGGCCTGGCGCCTGACCGCACTGTCCGCCGGCGAAGAACAGGCCCAGGGGCTGGGCATCAACGTCAGCGCGCTGCGCAAGCTGGCCTTTCTGCTGGCGACCTTACTGACGGCCGCCTCAGTCTCGTTTGTCGGCACCATCGGGTTCGTCGGGCTGATCGCCCCGCATTTCGCCCGTTTTCTGGTGGGCGAGGATCAACGCTATCTGATCTGCATTTCCGCCCTTTGCGGCAGCCTGCTGCTGCTGTGCGCGTCGATCGTCGCCAAACTGGTGCTGCCGAACGGCGTAGTGCCCATCGGCATCGTTATCGCCTTAATCGGCGTGCCGGTGCTGTTCTACTTCGTCACCCGACAGGTTAAACGCCCATGA
- a CDS encoding ABC transporter substrate-binding protein yields the protein MLPRLVCMLTAWLLFCHVAQAEIHLTDAEGRQVTLAAPAQRAYIGFYYEDFLAVNGPDSFQQVAAFSKSDWALRTSQWPRYQAALPRLAQLVDVGSLYNQSFDFERLLTTRPDLLILAKWQLDGFANYLPVLQQLNIPYIVVDFNQGAEVKLASIRAMGQAMGHPERAERLASEYRQSLEETQRRIREAQLPPPTAYIELGDKGPGEYSSSYGASVWGPLLQLAGARNIAAGVVGSPAPLRADYVLTQKPDVIFLAGGDWENMPNAVPMGYGAQAAPLQARLAQYARRAGWPQLPAIKDQRLYALYHGGARTIYDFIFVQYLAKALYPAAFADVDPPRNLARFYRQYLPIEADGVFLQRWQGE from the coding sequence ATGTTACCTCGCCTCGTCTGCATGCTGACTGCGTGGCTGCTCTTTTGCCACGTCGCGCAAGCTGAAATCCACCTCACCGACGCAGAAGGACGCCAGGTCACCCTGGCCGCCCCCGCACAACGCGCCTATATCGGCTTTTACTACGAAGATTTTCTGGCGGTGAACGGCCCGGACAGTTTTCAACAGGTGGCCGCCTTCTCTAAAAGCGACTGGGCCTTGCGCACCAGCCAATGGCCGCGTTATCAGGCGGCTCTGCCGCGGCTCGCTCAGCTGGTCGATGTCGGTTCGCTCTACAATCAGAGCTTTGACTTCGAACGCCTGCTGACCACGCGGCCAGACCTGCTGATCCTGGCGAAATGGCAGCTCGACGGCTTCGCCAACTACCTGCCGGTGCTGCAACAGCTCAACATTCCTTACATCGTCGTCGACTTCAACCAGGGTGCGGAAGTCAAACTTGCCAGCATTCGGGCCATGGGTCAGGCGATGGGCCACCCCGAGCGGGCAGAACGGCTGGCCAGCGAGTATCGGCAGAGCCTTGAAGAGACTCAACGGCGTATTCGCGAGGCGCAGCTGCCGCCACCGACCGCTTATATCGAACTCGGCGACAAGGGGCCCGGCGAATACAGCAGCAGCTATGGCGCCTCCGTCTGGGGGCCGCTGTTACAGCTGGCCGGCGCCCGCAATATCGCCGCCGGCGTCGTCGGTAGCCCCGCGCCTTTACGCGCCGACTATGTACTGACCCAAAAGCCGGACGTCATTTTCCTCGCCGGTGGCGACTGGGAAAACATGCCAAACGCCGTACCGATGGGCTACGGCGCACAGGCGGCCCCCCTTCAGGCACGCCTCGCTCAGTACGCCCGGCGAGCCGGTTGGCCGCAGCTGCCGGCGATAAAAGACCAGCGCCTCTATGCGCTCTACCATGGCGGCGCGCGCACGATTTACGATTTTATTTTTGTTCAGTATCTGGCGAAAGCCCTCTATCCGGCCGCGTTTGCCGACGTTGATCCCCCACGCAACCTGGCGCGGTTCTACCGCCAATACTTACCGATAGAGGCTGACGGCGTCTTCCTGCAACGCTGGCAAGGAGAGTAG
- the htpX gene encoding protease HtpX has product MMRIALFLLTNLAVMLVFGLVLSLTGIQSSSVQGLMIMAGLFGFGGAFVSLLMSKWMALRSVGGEVIEQPRNETENWLLETVRRQSQQAGIAMPQVAIYHAPDINAFATGARRDASLVAVSTGLLQSMSRDEAEAVIAHEISHVANGDMVTMTLIQGIVNTFVIFISRLIAQVAAGFLGNRDGEGEGNGNPMIYFAVSMVLELVFGILASIITMWFSRHREFYADAGSAKLVGREKMIAALQRLKTSYEPQEAGSMMAFCINGKSKSFSELFMSHPPLDKRIEALRSGQYLK; this is encoded by the coding sequence ATGATGCGTATAGCTCTGTTCCTGCTCACCAACCTGGCGGTGATGTTGGTTTTCGGGCTGGTGCTCAGCCTGACAGGAATCCAATCCAGTAGCGTTCAGGGCCTGATGATCATGGCCGGTCTGTTCGGCTTCGGCGGCGCTTTCGTGTCGTTGCTGATGTCCAAGTGGATGGCGCTGCGCTCCGTCGGCGGGGAAGTGATTGAACAACCGCGTAACGAAACCGAAAACTGGCTGCTGGAAACGGTACGCCGTCAGTCGCAGCAGGCGGGCATCGCCATGCCGCAGGTTGCTATCTACCACGCGCCGGACATCAACGCCTTCGCCACCGGCGCGCGCCGCGACGCTTCGCTGGTCGCCGTCAGCACCGGCCTGCTGCAGAGCATGAGCCGCGACGAGGCGGAAGCGGTCATCGCGCATGAAATCAGCCACGTCGCCAACGGCGATATGGTGACCATGACCCTGATTCAGGGCATCGTGAACACCTTCGTCATCTTCATTTCGCGCCTGATCGCGCAGGTCGCCGCCGGCTTCCTGGGCAACCGTGATGGCGAAGGGGAAGGCAACGGCAACCCGATGATTTACTTCGCGGTGTCGATGGTGCTGGAACTGGTGTTCGGCATCCTGGCAAGCATCATCACCATGTGGTTCTCGCGTCACCGCGAGTTCTACGCCGACGCCGGCTCCGCCAAGCTGGTGGGCCGCGAGAAGATGATCGCCGCCTTGCAGCGCCTGAAAACCAGCTACGAACCGCAGGAAGCGGGCAGCATGATGGCGTTCTGCATCAACGGTAAATCCAAGTCGTTCAGCGAGCTGTTCATGTCGCACCCGCCGCTCGACAAGCGTATCGAAGCGCTGCGTTCCGGCCAGTACCTGAAGTAA
- a CDS encoding MFS transporter translates to MRPCSDGLPVPQRYGAILAIALGITVSVLDGAIANVALPTIARDLNASPASSIWVVNAYQLAITVSLLSLASLGDLIGYRRIYQAGLLVFSITSLFCALSDSLLTLTIARVLQGFGAAAIMSVNTALIRIIYPQRFLGRGMGINSLIVACSSAAGPTVAAAILSVASWQWLFAINLPIGLVALLLGMKFLPANGQKSDNRRFDPTSAVLNALTFGLLITAISGFAQGQSLTLIFSEIAALLAIGAVFVRRQLRQEFPLLPVDLLRIPIFALSMGTSICSFAAQMLAMVSLPFFLQSALGRDEVATGLLLTPWPLAIVVMAPIAGRLVERVHAGLLGCIGLAVFALGLFSLALLPADPSNGDIIWRMVLCGAGFGLFQSPNNHTIISAAPRNRSGGASGMLGTARLLGQTSGAALVALMFNLFPTSGTHASLILAGVFATLAAAVSSLRITQSTAQTAQPSREVK, encoded by the coding sequence ATGCGTCCTTGTTCCGACGGCCTCCCCGTCCCGCAACGCTATGGGGCGATCCTCGCCATCGCCCTCGGCATTACCGTATCCGTGCTCGACGGCGCGATAGCCAACGTGGCGCTGCCCACCATCGCGCGCGATCTCAACGCCAGCCCGGCCAGCTCCATTTGGGTGGTTAACGCCTATCAGCTGGCGATCACCGTGTCTCTGCTGTCGCTGGCGTCGCTCGGCGATCTGATCGGCTATCGCCGCATCTATCAGGCCGGGTTGCTGGTGTTCAGCATTACCTCGCTGTTCTGCGCCCTGTCCGACTCGCTGCTTACGCTGACCATCGCCCGCGTGCTGCAAGGCTTTGGCGCCGCCGCCATCATGAGCGTCAACACCGCGCTGATCCGCATCATCTATCCGCAGCGTTTTCTCGGCCGCGGCATGGGCATCAACTCGCTGATCGTCGCCTGCTCCTCGGCGGCCGGGCCAACGGTGGCGGCGGCGATCCTGTCGGTCGCTTCCTGGCAGTGGCTGTTCGCCATCAACCTGCCGATCGGCCTCGTCGCGCTGCTGCTGGGCATGAAGTTCCTGCCGGCCAACGGCCAAAAAAGCGATAACCGCCGTTTCGATCCCACCAGCGCCGTGCTGAACGCGTTGACGTTCGGCCTGCTGATCACCGCCATCAGCGGCTTCGCCCAGGGCCAAAGCCTGACGCTGATCTTCAGCGAGATCGCCGCGCTGCTGGCGATTGGCGCGGTGTTCGTGCGCCGCCAGCTGCGCCAGGAATTTCCGCTGCTGCCGGTCGACCTGCTGCGCATCCCGATCTTTGCCCTGTCGATGGGCACCTCAATCTGCTCGTTTGCTGCGCAAATGCTGGCGATGGTGTCGTTACCGTTCTTCCTGCAAAGCGCATTGGGCCGCGACGAAGTGGCGACCGGGCTGCTGCTGACACCATGGCCGCTGGCGATCGTAGTCATGGCACCGATCGCCGGCCGGCTGGTGGAGCGTGTGCACGCCGGCCTGCTGGGCTGCATTGGGCTGGCGGTGTTCGCGCTTGGGCTGTTCTCGCTGGCGCTGCTGCCCGCGGATCCGTCGAATGGGGACATCATCTGGCGCATGGTGCTGTGCGGCGCCGGCTTCGGCCTGTTCCAGTCGCCCAACAATCACACCATCATCTCCGCCGCGCCGCGTAACCGCAGCGGCGGCGCCAGCGGCATGCTGGGCACCGCTCGCCTGCTGGGGCAAACCTCGGGGGCCGCGCTGGTGGCGCTGATGTTCAACCTGTTCCCCACCTCCGGCACCCACGCTTCGCTGATCCTGGCCGGCGTGTTCGCCACTCTGGCGGCGGCGGTCAGCAGCCTGCGCATCACCCAATCGACGGCGCAAACGGCGCAGCCAAGCCGCGAGGTGAAATAG
- the kdgR gene encoding DNA-binding transcriptional regulator KdgR → MANADSDKQPDAVSSVMKVFGILQALGDEREIGITELSQRVMMSKSTVYRFLQTMKSLGYVSQEGETEKYALTLKLFELGAKSLQNVDLIRSADVQMRELSNRTRETIHLGALDEDGIVYIHKIDAMYNLRMYSRIGRRNPLHSTAIGKVLLAWRDRDEVAQILSQIEFTRSTEHTLTSAAELLPVLERVRKQGYGEDAEEQEAGIRCIAVPVFDRFGVAIAGLSLSFPTLRFSEAAREEYVALLHVAARRISEQQGYHDYPF, encoded by the coding sequence ATGGCTAACGCAGATTCAGACAAGCAACCGGATGCCGTCTCATCCGTGATGAAAGTGTTCGGCATTTTGCAGGCGCTCGGCGATGAGCGCGAGATTGGCATTACCGAACTGTCCCAGCGGGTGATGATGTCCAAAAGCACCGTCTACCGTTTTCTGCAAACCATGAAATCGCTGGGCTACGTCTCGCAGGAAGGCGAGACGGAAAAGTATGCGCTGACGCTCAAGCTGTTCGAGCTGGGCGCCAAATCGCTGCAGAACGTCGATCTGATCCGCAGCGCCGACGTACAGATGCGCGAGCTGTCGAACCGCACCCGCGAAACCATCCACCTCGGTGCCCTGGACGAGGACGGCATCGTCTATATCCACAAGATTGACGCAATGTACAACCTGCGCATGTATTCGCGCATCGGCCGCCGCAACCCGCTGCACAGCACCGCCATCGGTAAAGTGCTGCTGGCCTGGCGCGATCGGGATGAGGTGGCGCAGATCCTGTCGCAGATTGAATTTACCCGCAGCACCGAGCATACCCTGACCAGCGCCGCCGAACTGTTGCCGGTGCTGGAGCGGGTGCGTAAGCAGGGATACGGCGAAGATGCCGAGGAACAGGAGGCGGGGATCCGCTGCATCGCGGTGCCGGTATTCGATCGGTTCGGGGTGGCGATCGCCGGGCTGAGCCTCTCTTTCCCGACGCTGCGTTTTTCCGAAGCGGCGCGGGAGGAGTATGTGGCGCTGCTGCACGTCGCCGCCCGGCGCATCAGTGAACAGCAGGGCTATCACGACTACCCGTTCTAA
- a CDS encoding ABC transporter permease has product MLIWSRTGRTLTCTLAVTLFALFFCLPLAVILMSSLSEQWNGVLPSGFTLSHFRQAFSGASWDALVASLAIGFSASLFALLCGTWAALALRHHQGRGQRLLSTLFFIPSAVPSVSIGLGMLVAFSQGPLQMNGTFLIVPVAHFVLISAFTFGNVMAGLTRLSSDYENVAASLGASPLFRLRHVTLPMIAPYMISAFALSLSLSMGELGATMMIYPPSWATLPVTIFSLTDRGSIANGATLTMILVAATLLLMLVLERIAQRLTPGAK; this is encoded by the coding sequence ATGTTGATTTGGTCTCGCACCGGCCGCACCCTGACCTGCACGCTGGCGGTCACGCTGTTCGCCCTGTTCTTCTGCCTGCCGCTGGCGGTGATCCTGATGTCCAGCCTGAGCGAACAGTGGAACGGCGTGCTGCCGAGCGGCTTCACTCTAAGCCATTTCCGCCAGGCCTTCAGCGGCGCCTCCTGGGACGCGCTGGTCGCCAGCCTGGCTATCGGTTTCAGCGCCAGCCTGTTCGCGCTGCTGTGCGGCACCTGGGCGGCGTTGGCGCTGCGCCACCATCAGGGGCGCGGCCAGCGCCTGCTGAGTACGCTGTTCTTCATACCCAGCGCGGTGCCTTCGGTGTCGATCGGTTTAGGCATGCTGGTGGCATTCAGCCAGGGACCGCTGCAGATGAACGGTACCTTCCTGATCGTGCCCGTCGCCCACTTCGTGCTGATTTCCGCCTTCACCTTCGGCAACGTGATGGCCGGGCTGACCCGGCTTTCGAGCGACTACGAAAACGTCGCCGCCAGCCTGGGCGCTTCGCCGTTGTTTCGCCTGCGTCACGTCACCCTGCCGATGATCGCTCCCTATATGATCTCCGCCTTCGCCCTCAGCCTGTCGCTGTCGATGGGTGAGCTGGGCGCGACCATGATGATCTACCCACCGAGCTGGGCGACGCTGCCGGTCACTATCTTCAGCCTGACCGATCGCGGCAGCATCGCCAACGGCGCGACGCTGACCATGATCCTGGTGGCGGCCACGCTGCTGCTGATGTTAGTGCTGGAGCGGATTGCGCAGCGGCTGACGCCGGGCGCAAAATAG
- the phnU gene encoding 2-aminoethylphosphonate ABC transporter permease subunit translates to MTDSTLIRPALRLRLPRRLWILLPLLVLATLFFYPLALIVKQAFTDDQGLFSAAALQQVFESRRFVGALLNTLQIALLATLGCLVLGTLLSLLLVFTPFPGSRLIARVIDTFIAMPTFLITLAFTFIYGSAGLLNGTLMAAFGFTLPPVDFLYSIWGVILAEITVFTPLVMRPLMAALSQIDRSQLEAASILGARPGRVVRQVILPAALPALLAGGSLCLLLTTNEFGIVLFIGAKGVTTLPMMVYSKAILESDYAVACTIAVVNIALSLGLFSLYRYAAARAGLRN, encoded by the coding sequence ATGACCGACTCTACGCTTATTCGCCCGGCTCTGCGGCTGCGCTTGCCGCGCCGTCTGTGGATCTTGCTGCCGCTGCTGGTGCTGGCGACGCTGTTTTTCTATCCGCTGGCGCTGATCGTCAAACAGGCGTTTACCGACGATCAGGGGCTGTTCAGCGCCGCCGCGCTGCAACAGGTATTCGAATCCCGACGCTTTGTCGGCGCCCTGCTCAACACGCTGCAGATTGCGCTGCTGGCGACGCTGGGCTGCCTGGTACTCGGCACCCTGCTGTCGCTGCTGCTGGTGTTTACGCCGTTCCCCGGCAGCCGGCTGATCGCCCGGGTGATCGATACCTTTATCGCCATGCCGACCTTCCTGATCACGCTGGCCTTCACCTTTATCTACGGATCCGCCGGCCTGCTGAACGGCACGCTGATGGCGGCCTTCGGTTTTACCCTGCCGCCGGTGGACTTTCTTTACTCCATTTGGGGCGTGATCCTGGCGGAAATCACCGTGTTTACGCCGCTGGTGATGCGCCCGCTGATGGCGGCGCTGTCGCAGATCGATCGCAGCCAGCTCGAGGCCGCCAGCATTCTCGGCGCCCGGCCGGGGCGCGTGGTACGCCAGGTGATTTTGCCGGCCGCGCTGCCGGCCTTGCTGGCCGGCGGCAGCCTGTGTTTGCTGTTGACCACCAATGAATTCGGCATCGTGCTGTTTATCGGCGCCAAGGGCGTCACCACGCTGCCGATGATGGTCTACTCCAAAGCGATTCTGGAGTCGGATTACGCCGTCGCCTGCACGATCGCCGTCGTGAATATCGCGCTGTCGCTCGGGCTGTTCTCCCTTTACCGCTACGCCGCGGCGCGCGCCGGGCTGAGGAACTGA
- the phnT gene encoding 2-aminoethylphosphonate ABC transport system ATP-binding subunit PhnT, with protein sequence MPSTLSSRAEARDSSQDIAGPSGIQLDRVSVSYRGTEVLKPLTLTIAPGEVLALIGPSGSGKTTVLRAIAGFVQPSAGRIAIGDVDVTDVPPYERGLGMVVQNYALFPHMRVEDNVAFGLRAQGKPRGLTSERVEEALAIVGMSAYAKRYPSQLSGGQQQRVAIARAIAVRPKVLLLDEPLSALDAQIRHSMVEEIARLHRELPDLTILYVTHDQGEALTLADKIGIMRDGHLIAHGETRALYHHPTNRFAAEFLGRANLLPATALETTTGQGMTTVSCAGKVIGCFTYGAQRGFDKLLCIRPQHIALDADAQRSNCIIGMLRDIHWQGELTHLQFDAEGHPLRVVTTHRSQMPQIGERVPLYFAPDDAVLIED encoded by the coding sequence ATGCCTTCTACCCTCTCTTCCCGCGCCGAGGCGCGGGATAGCAGCCAGGACATCGCCGGGCCGTCGGGCATTCAGCTCGACCGCGTCAGCGTGTCGTACCGCGGCACCGAGGTGCTGAAACCCCTGACGCTCACCATCGCCCCCGGCGAAGTGCTGGCGCTGATCGGCCCCTCCGGTTCGGGCAAAACCACCGTGCTGCGGGCGATCGCCGGCTTCGTGCAGCCCTCCGCCGGGCGTATTGCCATCGGTGACGTCGATGTCACCGACGTGCCGCCTTATGAGCGCGGCCTGGGCATGGTGGTACAGAACTACGCGCTGTTTCCGCATATGCGCGTCGAAGACAATGTGGCGTTCGGCCTGCGCGCCCAGGGCAAGCCGCGCGGCCTCACCTCCGAGCGCGTCGAAGAGGCGTTGGCCATCGTCGGCATGTCCGCCTACGCCAAGCGCTATCCCAGCCAGCTCTCCGGTGGCCAACAGCAGCGCGTGGCGATCGCCCGCGCCATCGCGGTGCGCCCCAAAGTCTTGCTGCTGGATGAACCGCTGTCGGCGCTGGACGCGCAAATTCGCCACAGCATGGTGGAAGAGATCGCCCGCCTGCACCGCGAACTGCCGGATCTGACCATCCTGTACGTCACCCACGATCAGGGCGAAGCGCTGACGCTGGCGGACAAGATTGGCATCATGCGCGACGGCCACCTGATCGCCCACGGCGAGACCCGCGCGCTGTACCATCATCCAACGAACCGTTTCGCCGCCGAGTTCCTCGGCCGCGCCAACCTGCTGCCGGCCACCGCGCTGGAGACCACTACCGGGCAAGGCATGACCACCGTCAGCTGCGCCGGCAAAGTGATCGGCTGCTTTACCTATGGTGCGCAACGCGGTTTCGACAAACTGCTGTGTATTCGGCCGCAGCATATTGCGCTCGATGCCGACGCCCAGCGCAGCAACTGCATCATCGGTATGCTGCGCGACATTCACTGGCAGGGGGAGTTGACGCACCTGCAGTTCGACGCGGAAGGCCATCCGCTGCGCGTGGTCACCACCCATCGCAGCCAGATGCCCCAGATCGGCGAGCGCGTGCCGCTCTATTTCGCCCCCGACGACGCGGTACTGATCGAGGACTGA
- a CDS encoding 2-aminoethylphosphonate ABC transporter substrate-binding protein yields MKLSRLVVMTAIALGTAPAWAADAVVTVYSADGLHDGDHSWYQTQFDAFTQATGIKVQYVEGGSGAIVERLSKERSNPQADVLVTLPPFIQRAAAEKLLQDFTPQDAAQIADAQPQFVPLVNNYLSFIYNAKLLPQAPASYQQLLDAQFRNKLQYSTPGQAGDGTAVMLQAFHSFGSKDAGFDYLGKLQSNNVGPSASTGKLTALVNKGELLVANGDLQMNLAQMSSNPNVKVFWPAGPDGKRSTLVLPYYVGLVQGAPQSANGKKLIDFLLSKEAQSSVSAISYGMPVRKDVTPTDDNFRQSQAALKGVDIWAPDWNQVVSSLSADISRWHKVTE; encoded by the coding sequence ATGAAACTTTCTCGTCTGGTCGTGATGACCGCCATCGCACTCGGCACCGCGCCGGCCTGGGCCGCCGACGCGGTGGTGACCGTCTACTCCGCCGATGGACTGCACGACGGCGATCACAGCTGGTATCAAACCCAGTTCGACGCCTTCACTCAGGCAACCGGCATCAAGGTGCAGTACGTCGAAGGCGGTTCCGGAGCCATCGTCGAGCGGCTGTCGAAAGAGCGCAGCAACCCGCAGGCCGACGTGCTGGTGACGCTGCCGCCGTTCATCCAGCGCGCCGCCGCGGAAAAACTGCTGCAGGATTTCACCCCGCAGGATGCGGCGCAGATCGCCGACGCCCAGCCGCAGTTCGTGCCGCTGGTGAACAACTACCTGAGCTTCATCTATAACGCCAAGCTGTTGCCGCAGGCGCCCGCCAGCTATCAACAGCTGCTGGACGCGCAGTTCCGCAACAAGCTGCAGTACTCCACGCCGGGCCAGGCGGGTGACGGCACCGCAGTGATGCTGCAGGCGTTTCACAGCTTCGGCAGCAAAGACGCCGGTTTCGACTACCTCGGCAAACTGCAAAGCAACAACGTCGGCCCTTCCGCTTCCACCGGCAAGCTGACCGCGCTGGTCAATAAAGGCGAGCTGCTGGTGGCCAACGGCGATCTGCAGATGAACCTGGCGCAGATGAGCAGCAACCCGAACGTGAAGGTGTTCTGGCCGGCCGGGCCGGACGGCAAGCGCAGCACGCTGGTGCTGCCTTACTATGTCGGCCTGGTGCAAGGCGCGCCGCAAAGCGCCAACGGCAAAAAGCTGATCGACTTCCTGCTGAGCAAAGAAGCCCAGAGCAGCGTCAGCGCCATTTCCTACGGCATGCCGGTGCGTAAGGACGTCACCCCGACCGACGATAACTTCAGGCAGTCGCAGGCGGCGCTGAAAGGCGTGGACATCTGGGCGCCGGACTGGAATCAGGTGGTGAGCAGCCTGTCCGCCGATATCTCCCGCTGGCACAAGGTGACCGAATGA